ACTTTCACCAGTTCGCCACCGCACGACACCTCAACATCCCAAACGGTTTCCTCGGGACGCGCGTCGAGCTCGGCGCGCTGCTTAGCGATCAGCGCCTTGTAATCAACCATCAAAGTCTCTTTCCACCAGAGTCCACCAGTTGGAGGGGTAACCCTGGGGCCGGTCTGGTGGAAAACCGACCCCAGGGAACTTGTCACTTACGCGCCAGCTACAACCGCAACCTCGCGGGCAACAGTGCCGCGAACGTTGGGCTTCTGTTCCTTGGTCGCCTCAGTGTTCGCCGTAGCCGGGATATCCGTCGAAATCGACGTGGTGACGGGAATGACCGCGTTGCAGATCATGCCCGCGATGATCGTGGTGCCGGACGCGTAACCCAGGATGTGAACAATGTTGCCGTCCACGCCAGGAGTACCAATCGCGTCCTCAACATCAGTCGGCGTCTCACGGTTGTACACGTAACGAAGAGTGACCTCATCCGAGACCGTGCCATCCAGCGTGATGACCTGCTTCAGCGCATACCGGCCCGACGTGACTTTGTTGACGGTCGGCGCATGGCTGAACCCGTCCGGGGTCAGGCCACCGGTCAGTTTGACGACCGTGCCAGCGGTCAGCTCGGTAACGGTCGGGGCTTCGGGGTTAGCAATCGTCGGAACCCACAGCACAAGGCCGTTGTCATCGATCGCGAAACCAGTCTGAATCTGTTCAGATGCCATTGTTGTCTCCCTCAGAATCGCCCTCAGAAGGGGCATCGTTTGTTAGATCCGGAACGACTGTCCCGGCCACCGCTTTCATCGGTCTCGACGCGGCCCGGGGGGCCGGATCGATGACCGTGTACCTGTCCGGGTGCCGCTCGAGCAGCGATACCGGAATGTCAAACTCGTGCAGCGGGTCGCCCACCGCGGAACCCCGAACACGAAGAAAGCCGCCACGGATAGGTGACGGCTTTGATGCTTTGCGTTTGCGAGTCATCCAGAACCCCCCGGCCTCGACGTGAATAGAATGCCCGTGTCGCACACCCACAGGCCCGGCTTGATCGACCGGTCCAGTTCTGCTTTCCCCGCCTCGACACGAGCCGGGGTGCACGAACGACCAGAGACAACGAGACGATGACCAAGGAATGCCGTGCGCAGCCGGTCAACAGCCTTCAGAAGCGCCGTATGAGTCGCACCCACCACGCGCACATCCACATCGAAATCGCCCGTAGACGACAGAGACGCACCCTGCGCGTACCGTTCCTCACGGCCATCCGGGAGGGGCGCGAACAGGATGTAGTACGTCGCCTGGATAAGCTCGTCCTGATCAGTGACCAAAGCGCTGTCATGAACCGGCAAACCAGTAGTCGACAGGCGAGACTTCAACGCGATATAGACGGCCTCAACACTCATCCGTCATCACCCGCCGAAACGTAGTCGATCAGAACCCGAACTAGCCGCGAATAATCACTGCCGAACCCCCGGGCAATCTCGTCCGGGGTGCGCGACTTGATGCCCCGCCAACTCGTATCCAAGTCGGAACCGACCAGACCACGGCTCTCGGCGAAGGCACGAAAGCTGTCATCTAGATTCGAACCGCTCATCCGCCCACCGCCTTCTCAAGACCATCAGCAAGCGCCTTCTCAAGCCCGTCATAGAAGTCCTGCTCGTTATGCTTCAACGCATCACGGCCCGCATGCTGAGGGGCCGACCGAACACCGCCGCCGCCATCCTCCATGAACCCAAACGAACCCTGACGACGCCCCGGAGTCGGACCAATCTCAGCCTCAATCGACTGCGCCTTCTCCGTCGTCTCATACCCCACCGACGCGCCATACGCCTCAAGACCAGTACGCGCAGCCTCAGCACGCCACTCATCACGAATGTTGAAAGCCGTGAACTGCAACGCCTTCCGAATGAACGGGCGAGCCTCAGCCGGCGCCGACGTAAGATCGGCGGCGAGCTTGTCAAGATCGGAGAAGTCGGTAGCCATCTAGCTCACCTGCTCGACCGGATAGCGCCAAGCCGAAACCTGACCCATCGTTGGGAAATCCAGAGTGCGAACCTTCACGCCCACCAGGCCCTCATCGGCATCCGACGCAGTAACGCGCACGAACACGGACGGCCCCACTCGAACCGAACCGAACGGCACCGACAGCACAAGCTTCGAAACCACCGGCTCCTGACCGGCGAACGGAACATCGCGTGGATCACGAGCAGCAGACCGAAGCCGAGCACGCACACCAGACGCAACAACCGTCTCAACCGTCACGGGCTGCAGGGTCTCGGGATCCTCCCCCAATGCCTCCGTGAAGAAGACCACAGTCTCCGTCATCCGCGACTCGGCCTCAGCGCGCAACCCCGGAAGGGCTGCGGAAACATCTCCGCCCAGGGTCACGGCCACCCTCGCCAATCATCTGTCGTGACGGGGAACCAATCTGACGGCGCCGGAAAACAAACGTCCGGCGCCATGTCCAGCGAGAAAGCACCCGAAGAACCCGAAAGCCCCAGAAGCGCCCACCACTCATCAAGGATCGACACGCGGCCCTTGCCCGACTTGTACGACTTCGTGCTCATTGCATCGTCAACCTGGATCGTCACCTGAGTGGCATCGTCCGGCTTCTGAACGTGCGAAACAACAGCCTGCCGAACCACGTAGTCGACCTTGACCTCATCGATGCTGTCGTACTCCACGCCCACTTGCTCGGCGCGCAGTTCAATCAGCATCGTGGCGTCATCGATCCACATGCCCCACTGCTGCTCCTGAGTGGAGCCAGAGTCGGGGGCGGGCACACCAAGTGCGACCGCGATTGTTGCGGGAGTCACAGCCATGACCGCCCCCTCTCTGTAGGTTCGACTTAGGAGATGGTGCCGTTGGTGATCTTGCGGAAGCGTGCGACGTCGCGGGCGACGAAGCCGATCTCCACCTCGACCAGGACGGCAAACATGTTCTGCTGCCACAGGTTGATCACGTTCGGGATATCGACGCCTTCAGCGACCTCGATAGTTCCGTCCACGATCGAGGCCTGGTTCGACACGTCAACCTTGATGCCCTCGACCGTGCCGTAGTACGTCGAAGCCCAGTCGCCGGCAAAACCGATCGTCGCGGGGCTACCCGCGGCGTAGACACCCTGGGTGTAGTACACGGGCTCACCGAGCAGCGACCCGACCGGCGAACCGGCCTGGATGTCGTTGAACAGCAGCGGGCGACCGTTGGCGTCCACCTGTCCGAGCAGTAGGCCCTTGGCCTGGCTCGAAAGCGCCCAACCGTCGAGCGTTCCACCCGCAGCGGCGATGTCGGCGTAAGCCTTCACCAGACCGCTGTACGTGTTCTTCTTCACGTCGGTTGCGTGCGGGCCGATCGGAACCGCGGTCGCAGCGCCAAGGGTATCGAAGCCCGAACCGGGAGCGGTCGTACCGAACACGGTCGAGTCGAACTTCTTCGCGATAGCACCGGGAAGGCGACGGCGAAGCTCCGCATACACGCCCGGAAGGTCACGACGGAACTCGTCAGAGAACGTCTCAATGACCGCAAGCTTGTACGGGGTCATGACCTTCTTACCGAGAGTCGCGCGCGAAACCGGCTTCGAGCCAGTCTCCGCAACCCAGTCAGCAGCAGCGTCACCCGTGATCAGCGGAATCGTGAGACCGGGGCCGGGGACGCGAATCGGAGTCGCAAGCTGCATAACAGCCGACTGCTCCTGAGCGTCTGCCCAGATCTCGTTGGAAATCTCCTTGGGGAGAAGGTCAGCGGCGTTCGTGGTGCCGCGAGAGAGATCAACCATCGGTTGTCCCCTTCCTAAAGTTTGTCGCTCAGATAACTGGCGAACTGGTCTGCGGTCGTCCCCGAAGTGGTCGACGACTTGCCCTCAGTGGCGACATGCAGGCTTGCCTGCTGCCCCCTGAATGCGATGAGCGCATCCGCTGACGCCTCGAGTTCCGCCTGCGTGCTGCCCGACAGCAGTTCGATCGGTACACTCTTGGCTGCGGCGACCTCAGCTCGCGTGGCCTTCAGTTCCAGCTCAACAGCCCGCTTCTCAGCAGCCTCGAGCCGTTCCTGCGCCTTCTGCGCTTCGGTCTTGTTGGCCTCACGGATCTTCTCGAGCTCGGCGGCAGCCGCCTTGAGGTCTTCGTAGTCCGTGGGTACCTTTGCGCGCTCCCGAGCAATGCGAGCCTGAATGGCCTTGTCGAAGTCTTCCTGCGACGTGATCGCGGTGAACTCCTTGGTGGTATCCGTGCCCTGCTCGTTGGTTTCTTCCGTGGCAGTGGTGCTGCCCGTCTGCTCAGACATGCTGAGACTCCCTACCGTTTAGGGGCCGTGCGCCCATGACCTCGAAACCGTCGAGTACGGCCACGGAAGAAACCCGCGGAAACCAAAAAGGCCACCCGAAGGTGACCTGAGATCATTCAAATTCGGCTATCAGTTCCTTCAACCGCGCCTTCTGCGCCGGTGAAGGGTTGCGCTTCGAACCAATGAACTGACCGACCGACAAGGGTTCCCCCGTGTCGGTCGTGCTGAACACTGGTTCGCACGTGCAGTTGCAATCAGGATGAGCCGCAAACCATGCCGTCGACTCGCGGTAAACCGCGCCGCGATCAGCCAGCATCCGACACAGACCACAACCGGCTCCCCGCGCGATCCGCCGCCACCCCGAAGCCGCAGGATCCCGTTTCCGGTTCGCGAGGATCGTGTCCCGGTAAGGACGGTTCACCTCGGACCGCACAACGGTCTGAAGCCGCAGAATCGCCGCCTCAAGGTCACCCGAATCCAACGGATCCGCCGCCCACACAACCGCGCGACGAATCTTCACCGTCCGATCCAGAACAATCGCATCCGCGGTGTACGAACCCGTCACGCCAGCATCAGCGCGCGAACCCTCATAGAAATCAGCAGCCAGAGCAGCCGAAGCTTCCGCGTAGTAGTCCACTACACCCGGAACAGAATCCAGAAGCTGCAGGCGTTGCGACTCGAAAGATCCACTTACCCCGCGAGCAAGCCAATCAGCGGTATCAACCGCGTCATCACCAACAAGAAGCAGTGTCTGCTTCGACTCAAGCGCCGTTACCATCAGCCACCTGCGGAACAGCCTCAACCTGACGTGTAACCGCAGCCTCAGCGATACGAAGACCGTTAGCCTTCCTCTTCTCAGCCAAAGCCCGCTCAATCTGCTGATCATCCAGCCCGAGAAGCTCAAGACCAACCTGCGTCTCGGCCAGCCACGGCACAACCGCAAGCTGCTTAGCCCCCGCGTCGGCCTCAGCCGCACGAGACAGGAACACTGGGGAACGCCACTTCGCATCAAGCGAAGACCACGACTCGGGAACCTTACTCAGCCCGTTCTGAATCGCCAACGCGCGAGTGATCGTCCGACGAATCGGAACCGACCAATCCAGTTGTGCGCCCTCAGCCTCAGCAATCAAGTTCTCGCGAGAAGCGTTGTACGCATCCGCGGAAGTCGGGTTCGCCA
This genomic interval from Microbacterium sp. LWH11-1.2 contains the following:
- a CDS encoding DUF6093 family protein → MAVTLGGDVSAALPGLRAEAESRMTETVVFFTEALGEDPETLQPVTVETVVASGVRARLRSAARDPRDVPFAGQEPVVSKLVLSVPFGSVRVGPSVFVRVTASDADEGLVGVKVRTLDFPTMGQVSAWRYPVEQVS
- a CDS encoding DUF4355 domain-containing protein translates to MSEQTGSTTATEETNEQGTDTTKEFTAITSQEDFDKAIQARIARERAKVPTDYEDLKAAAAELEKIREANKTEAQKAQERLEAAEKRAVELELKATRAEVAAAKSVPIELLSGSTQAELEASADALIAFRGQQASLHVATEGKSSTTSGTTADQFASYLSDKL
- a CDS encoding phage major capsid protein, which produces MVDLSRGTTNAADLLPKEISNEIWADAQEQSAVMQLATPIRVPGPGLTIPLITGDAAADWVAETGSKPVSRATLGKKVMTPYKLAVIETFSDEFRRDLPGVYAELRRRLPGAIAKKFDSTVFGTTAPGSGFDTLGAATAVPIGPHATDVKKNTYSGLVKAYADIAAAGGTLDGWALSSQAKGLLLGQVDANGRPLLFNDIQAGSPVGSLLGEPVYYTQGVYAAGSPATIGFAGDWASTYYGTVEGIKVDVSNQASIVDGTIEVAEGVDIPNVINLWQQNMFAVLVEVEIGFVARDVARFRKITNGTIS